Proteins encoded together in one Streptomyces sp. NBC_01216 window:
- a CDS encoding TetR/AcrR family transcriptional regulator, which produces MTRVQGARARARVEITAAIKEEARTQLAAEGAARLSLRAVARELGMVSSALYRYFPSRDDLLTALIIDAYDAVGAAAEHALATAAPHDHLTRWTAVCRAVRTWALGHPHEYALIYGSPVPGYTAPGDTVGPASRVGLALVAVVRDAVAAEAVTPPPLPEGLRAEAERLSVGVAPDLPPAHALALVAAWSQLFGLVSFELFGQFHRLIEERETFFAEATRRLGRDVGLSCGG; this is translated from the coding sequence ATGACCCGTGTCCAAGGAGCCCGCGCCCGCGCCCGTGTCGAGATCACCGCGGCCATCAAGGAGGAGGCCCGCACCCAGCTGGCGGCCGAGGGCGCCGCCAGGCTCTCGCTGCGAGCCGTCGCCCGCGAACTCGGCATGGTGTCCTCCGCTCTCTACCGGTACTTCCCCAGTCGGGACGACCTCCTCACCGCGCTCATCATCGACGCCTACGACGCCGTCGGGGCGGCCGCGGAACACGCCCTCGCCACCGCGGCCCCCCACGACCACCTCACCCGCTGGACCGCCGTCTGCCGCGCGGTCCGGACCTGGGCTCTCGGTCATCCCCACGAGTACGCCCTGATCTACGGTTCCCCGGTCCCCGGCTACACCGCGCCCGGGGACACCGTCGGACCCGCCTCTCGCGTCGGTCTCGCGCTGGTCGCCGTCGTCCGCGACGCGGTGGCCGCCGAAGCGGTCACCCCGCCCCCGCTGCCCGAGGGGCTGCGAGCCGAAGCCGAACGCCTGTCCGTCGGCGTCGCCCCGGATCTGCCACCCGCGCACGCCCTCGCGCTCGTCGCCGCCTGGTCCCAGCTCTTCGGCCTCGTCTCCTTCGAGCTCTTCGGCCAGTTCCACCGGCTGATCGAGGAACGCGAGACCTTCTTCGCCGAGGCGACGCGCCGGCTCGGCCGCGATGTCGGTCTGTCCTGCGGCGGCTGA
- a CDS encoding nitroreductase family deazaflavin-dependent oxidoreductase — MSSQPHYLRAGPFAVRFNRLVGVLARHGVSLLGTAELSVVGRKSGRIQRVPVNPHRHQGERYLVSARGHSQWVRNMRAAGGGELRVGRTVHCFTAVEITDEDKTAVLRSYLERWGWEVNQYFRGVTAKSSDEEILAAAPDHPVFRITHAG; from the coding sequence ATGTCGTCTCAGCCGCACTACCTGCGGGCCGGCCCCTTCGCCGTCCGCTTCAACCGACTCGTCGGCGTGCTGGCCCGGCACGGCGTCAGTCTCCTCGGAACGGCCGAGCTGTCCGTCGTAGGCCGCAAGAGCGGCCGGATCCAGCGCGTCCCCGTCAACCCGCACCGGCACCAGGGCGAGCGGTACCTGGTCTCGGCCCGCGGCCACTCGCAGTGGGTGCGCAACATGCGCGCCGCCGGCGGCGGTGAACTTCGGGTCGGACGGACGGTCCACTGCTTCACGGCGGTCGAGATCACCGACGAGGACAAGACGGCCGTACTCCGCAGCTATCTGGAACGCTGGGGATGGGAGGTCAACCAGTACTTCCGGGGCGTGACCGCCAAGTCCTCCGACGAGGAGATCCTGGCCGCCGCCCCCGACCACCCGGTCTTCCGCATCACGCACGCGGGATAA
- a CDS encoding maleylpyruvate isomerase family mycothiol-dependent enzyme, whose amino-acid sequence MKPDEHVEALDHAGRSLADAATRAGTDAEVRTCPGWRVRDLLRHTTTVHRWATGFVTQGHTSYRPEGAEPDLDGAELLAHFREGHALLVTALREAPDTLECWTFLPTPSALAFWARRQAHETTVHAADAESALPGGRLGPVDPPLAADGIDELLRGFHGRDRSRVRTPEPRTLRVRTTDTGDVWTVRLSQEAPRAERNSEGAADCELSGPAGPLYLTLWNRLPSTAVSVTGDASLARTWRENSAIG is encoded by the coding sequence ATGAAGCCGGACGAGCACGTCGAAGCCCTGGACCACGCGGGCCGTTCACTGGCCGACGCCGCCACGCGGGCGGGGACGGACGCCGAGGTACGCACCTGCCCGGGGTGGCGGGTGCGGGACCTGCTCCGGCACACCACGACGGTGCACCGCTGGGCGACGGGGTTCGTCACCCAGGGGCATACCTCCTACCGGCCCGAAGGCGCCGAGCCCGACCTCGACGGCGCGGAGCTGCTCGCACACTTCCGTGAGGGCCATGCCCTGCTCGTCACCGCCCTGCGCGAGGCCCCGGACACCCTGGAGTGCTGGACGTTCCTGCCGACACCGTCGGCACTCGCCTTCTGGGCCCGTCGCCAGGCCCACGAGACGACGGTCCACGCCGCGGACGCCGAGTCCGCCCTGCCGGGCGGGCGGCTCGGCCCGGTGGACCCGCCGCTCGCCGCGGACGGGATCGACGAACTGCTGCGCGGCTTCCACGGCCGGGACCGGAGCCGGGTTCGGACGCCCGAGCCGCGGACGCTGCGGGTGCGGACGACGGACACCGGCGACGTCTGGACCGTACGGCTGTCCCAGGAGGCGCCACGCGCGGAGAGGAACAGCGAGGGCGCGGCGGACTGTGAACTGAGCGGGCCCGCCGGCCCGCTCTATCTGACGCTGTGGAACCGCCTGCCCTCGACGGCCGTGTCCGTGACGGGCGACGCCTCCCTCGCGCGGACGTGGCGGGAGAACTCCGCCATCGGCTGA